From the genome of Virgibacillus proomii, one region includes:
- the citZ gene encoding citrate synthase, producing MTATTKGLEGVVATQSSISSIIDDQLTYVGYKIDDLAEYSSFEEVIYLLWNQKLPNQAELDALKQELAANMELPDGIVKHFRSYDLSTVHPMAALRTAVSLLGLYDDEAEVMSPEANQRKAIRIQAKIASIVTAFARIRKGQDPVKPKQDYSYAENFLYMLNEEDPRDIEVEAINKALVLHADHELNASTFTARVCVATLSDIYSGITAAIGALKGPLHGGANERVMQMLMEIGEEENAIPYIQEKLDNKEKIMGMGHRVYRNGDPRAKFLKEMSKQLTELTGQPKWYNMSVKIEDYIKEHKGLPANVDFYSASVYHSLGIDHDLFTPIFAVSRTSGWLAHILEQYTDNRLIRPRADYTGPKSPKYITIDQR from the coding sequence ATGACAGCAACAACGAAAGGGCTTGAAGGAGTTGTAGCAACTCAATCGTCAATTAGTTCCATAATAGATGATCAACTTACGTATGTTGGTTACAAGATTGATGATTTGGCAGAATATTCCAGTTTTGAAGAGGTTATCTACTTACTTTGGAATCAAAAGCTTCCTAACCAAGCCGAATTAGATGCTTTAAAGCAAGAACTTGCTGCAAATATGGAACTTCCAGATGGAATTGTGAAACATTTCCGTTCCTACGATCTTTCAACAGTTCACCCAATGGCAGCATTACGGACAGCTGTATCATTATTAGGCTTGTATGATGATGAAGCAGAAGTAATGAGTCCAGAAGCAAATCAGCGGAAAGCAATCCGTATACAAGCAAAAATAGCATCAATTGTAACGGCTTTCGCGCGCATTCGGAAGGGGCAAGATCCGGTTAAGCCGAAGCAAGATTATAGTTATGCAGAAAATTTTCTTTACATGTTAAATGAAGAAGACCCAAGGGATATTGAAGTTGAAGCCATCAATAAAGCGCTTGTACTTCACGCTGATCATGAACTAAATGCTTCTACTTTTACTGCCAGGGTCTGTGTAGCTACTCTTTCAGATATTTATTCTGGAATTACTGCTGCAATTGGTGCATTGAAAGGGCCGCTACATGGTGGTGCAAATGAACGGGTTATGCAAATGTTGATGGAAATTGGAGAAGAAGAAAATGCAATCCCTTATATTCAAGAAAAATTAGATAATAAAGAAAAGATTATGGGGATGGGGCACCGTGTGTACCGTAATGGAGATCCACGGGCAAAATTTTTAAAAGAAATGTCAAAGCAATTGACAGAATTAACTGGACAGCCGAAATGGTATAATATGTCTGTAAAAATTGAAGATTACATTAAAGAACATAAAGGGTTACCAGCAAATGTTGATTTTTATTCTGCATCGGTTTATCATAGCTTGGGCATTGATCATGATTTATTTACACCGATTTTTGCAGTTAGTCGAACATCTGGCTGGCTTGCTCATATTTTGGAGCAATATACTGATAACAGATTAATTCGTCCAAGAGCAGATTATACTGGACCAAAATCACCAAAATATATTACTATTGATCAACGATAA
- the ytvI gene encoding sporulation integral membrane protein YtvI yields the protein MYKPLLFQCVRLVLIIISIALLCFSMTISFSYLYPLAIASLIAIILHPVVTFLEERLKLPRLLGTTGTMLVLFFLLSGLLFILVSEFIQGTLFLAEQLPTHFQTFSLYLTNFIEQNIIPIYQKLTAYFQTLNASQQAAISENLKHFINNLTASATTFLQGALLKLPTIIASLPSSITIVIFILLAAFMITVDYKKIVLFFHKHIPNTFKMPIHKVIVQLKKTIIGYAKAQIILVLISAILVYVGLVIIQVNHAFTITLYIALVDLFPYIGSGIIFMPWIIYLFIVGNYSMSINLSILYGIVIIIRQLIEPKILSSSIGIHPLVALITLFIGIQFWGVIGFLIAPIMLIFINTLYRAGTFNEIWKFIKG from the coding sequence ATGTACAAGCCACTTCTATTTCAATGTGTCCGATTGGTGCTTATCATTATTAGCATCGCATTGTTATGTTTCTCTATGACAATAAGCTTTAGCTATTTGTATCCACTGGCAATTGCCAGTTTAATTGCGATTATTCTTCATCCAGTTGTTACATTTTTAGAAGAAAGGTTAAAATTACCAAGATTATTAGGAACAACAGGAACCATGCTGGTACTTTTTTTTCTTCTAAGCGGCCTTTTATTTATTCTTGTTTCTGAATTTATCCAAGGAACCTTATTTTTAGCAGAACAATTGCCTACGCATTTCCAAACATTCAGTCTTTATTTGACAAATTTCATTGAGCAAAATATCATTCCTATATATCAAAAGTTAACTGCCTATTTTCAAACATTGAATGCTAGTCAACAAGCAGCCATTAGCGAAAACTTAAAGCACTTTATTAACAATCTTACAGCTTCTGCAACAACATTTTTACAAGGGGCGCTTCTTAAGTTACCAACGATTATTGCATCTTTACCCAGCTCTATTACAATCGTTATCTTTATTCTTTTAGCAGCCTTTATGATCACGGTTGACTATAAAAAAATCGTACTATTTTTTCACAAGCATATACCGAATACGTTTAAAATGCCAATCCATAAAGTGATTGTTCAGCTAAAAAAAACAATTATCGGATATGCAAAAGCCCAAATCATCCTTGTGCTGATTTCGGCTATTCTTGTATACGTCGGATTAGTTATTATACAGGTAAATCATGCTTTTACGATTACATTATACATTGCTCTTGTCGACTTATTTCCTTATATTGGTTCGGGTATTATTTTTATGCCATGGATCATTTATCTTTTTATAGTTGGAAATTACTCGATGTCGATTAATTTATCGATTTTGTACGGAATTGTTATCATCATTAGGCAATTAATTGAGCCAAAAATATTATCTTCTAGTATCGGTATCCATCCCCTTGTAGCACTAATAACATTATTTATTGGCATTCAATTTTGGGGAGTAATTGGATTTCTAATCGCACCTATCATGCTTATCTTTATTAACACGCTATATCGAGCAGGCACATTTAACGAGATTTGGAAATTTATTAAAGGATAA
- a CDS encoding FxsA family protein yields the protein MKWFLLTAFILSALEIGLFIWIGGIIGTWWVVLLIILTGAIGFYLAKQQGIEIWNQAQLSIQRGEAPTGYIINGICVLIGAVLLVTPGFITDAVGFLLVIPPTRRMFSKKIEAIMKYFIKNRTIIYRRW from the coding sequence ATGAAATGGTTTTTACTTACGGCATTTATTCTTTCTGCACTCGAAATCGGTCTTTTTATTTGGATTGGTGGAATAATTGGAACTTGGTGGGTTGTGTTATTGATTATATTGACTGGCGCAATTGGCTTTTATTTAGCAAAACAACAAGGAATTGAGATATGGAATCAGGCACAGCTTTCCATTCAGCGTGGAGAAGCACCTACAGGATATATTATTAATGGAATATGTGTGTTAATTGGAGCTGTTTTGTTAGTCACTCCGGGCTTTATTACCGATGCGGTTGGTTTTCTATTAGTTATACCTCCAACTCGGCGAATGTTTAGTAAAAAAATAGAAGCAATAATGAAGTACTTTATAAAAAACCGTACCATCATATATCGAAGGTGGTGA